In one window of Calypte anna isolate BGI_N300 chromosome 1, bCalAnn1_v1.p, whole genome shotgun sequence DNA:
- the RPS16 gene encoding 40S ribosomal protein S16: MPAKGPLQSVQVFGRKKTATAVAHCKRGNGLIKVNGRPLEMIEPRTLQYKLLEPVLLLGKERFAGVDIRVRVKGGGHVAQIYAIRQAISKALVAYYQKYVDEASKKEIKDILIQYDRTLLVADPRRCESKKFGGPGARARYQKSYR; the protein is encoded by the exons ATGCCGGCCAAAGGCCCCCTGCAAAGCGTCCAGGTCTTCGGGCGAAAG AAAACAGCAACTGCTGTTGCTCACTGCAAGAGGGGAAATGGCCTCATTAAAGTGAATGGGAGACCTCTGGAAATGATTGAGCCCAGAACTCTGCAGTATAAG ctgcttgAACCTGTCCTCCTCCTGGGGAAGGAGCGGTTTGCTGGGGTGGACATCAGAGTCCGTGTAAAGGGTGGTGGCCACGTAGCACAGATCTATG CTATACGGCAAGCTATTTCCAAAGCATTGGTGGCTTACTATCAAAAAT atgttGATGAAGCCTCAAAGAAAGAGATCAAGGATATTCTGATCCAGTATGACAGGACTCTGCTGGTTGCAGATCCTCGCCGTTGTGAGTCCAAGAAATTTGGAGGACCTGGTGCTCGTGCACGCTACCAGAAGTCTTACCGATAA